In Streptomyces sp. NBC_01707, a genomic segment contains:
- a CDS encoding methyltransferase, which produces MAFDSEESAESAGIFLVVLPGVYAPQHDTQLLLAALGREHIAAGADILDLGTGSGVLAVRAAQLGGRVTAVDIARCAVATTKLNALLHHQRIAVRRADLASALKVRTYDLILCNPPYVPAPHARVPTRGSARAWDAGFRRPGARARVPLGPVLLSRLRWLREQDLMKANDSYEELVVIRAECP; this is translated from the coding sequence ATGGCCTTCGACTCTGAAGAAAGTGCGGAATCTGCAGGCATTTTCCTGGTCGTACTGCCCGGTGTCTACGCACCGCAGCACGATACGCAACTGCTGTTGGCCGCTCTGGGCCGGGAACACATCGCAGCCGGCGCGGATATCCTGGACCTCGGGACAGGTAGCGGCGTCTTGGCCGTACGAGCCGCTCAGCTGGGTGGACGGGTGACAGCCGTGGACATCGCGCGCTGTGCCGTGGCGACCACGAAGCTCAACGCGCTCTTGCACCATCAGCGCATCGCCGTTCGCCGCGCCGATCTGGCGTCCGCATTGAAGGTCCGCACCTACGACCTCATTCTTTGCAACCCGCCGTACGTACCGGCCCCGCATGCCAGGGTGCCCACGCGTGGTTCGGCGCGTGCCTGGGACGCGGGATTCCGACGGCCGGGCGCACGCGCGCGCGTCCCGCTCGGGCCCGTTCTCCTGTCCAGACTGAGGTGGCTCCGAGAGCAGGATCTGATGAAGGCGAACGATTCATACGAGGAACTGGTGGTCATCCGTGCGGAATGCCCCTGA
- the gvpJ gene encoding gas vesicle protein GvpJ, with translation MTVVPQGGGSMSRGGGSGNLYDILELILDRGLVIDVFVRVSLIGIEILKIDARIVVASVDTYLRFAEACNRLDLESGSKQPAQMTDIVGDTLESGARGKPEGALTGAVEPVTDALKGGRGGGDEGDETEESEKRKEPVERRRRPTRRAKEREEE, from the coding sequence ATGACTGTGGTGCCGCAAGGCGGAGGCAGCATGTCGAGAGGTGGTGGCAGCGGCAACCTCTACGACATCCTGGAGCTCATTCTTGACCGCGGGCTCGTCATCGACGTGTTCGTCCGTGTGTCACTCATCGGCATCGAGATTCTGAAGATCGATGCCCGCATCGTCGTGGCCAGCGTCGACACATACTTGCGCTTCGCCGAAGCCTGCAACCGCCTCGACCTCGAGTCGGGCAGCAAGCAGCCTGCGCAGATGACGGACATCGTCGGGGACACACTCGAGAGCGGCGCTCGTGGCAAGCCCGAGGGAGCGCTCACCGGCGCTGTGGAACCCGTCACCGACGCGCTCAAGGGCGGACGGGGAGGCGGTGACGAGGGCGACGAGACCGAAGAGTCTGAGAAGCGCAAGGAACCCGTGGAGAGGCGACGACGGCCCACGCGGCGCGCCAAAGAACGCGAGGAGGAGTGA
- a CDS encoding GvpL/GvpF family gas vesicle protein translates to MAVYVYSIVGDRHPLHLDGVTGIGESPSELRVITEGPLRAVVSDAPDDLRPKRRDLTAHQEVQNRLMADGTILPLRFGLAAEDDEAVRAALEAHATEYVDKLQALEGCAEYHLKVSEDEEALLRQILEDSSKARELNDDIRNGAAVPDAPLVLGELVAKEAQARQNALATGVVEALSAFAREQEISQPTGGDFLSASFLVSEDQDELFLTTELSLANQMGDEFQFRLHGPLPPYSFV, encoded by the coding sequence ATGGCCGTATACGTCTACTCCATCGTCGGCGACAGGCATCCACTCCACCTCGACGGAGTTACCGGGATCGGCGAATCGCCCTCGGAGCTGCGCGTGATCACCGAGGGGCCGCTGCGCGCTGTGGTGAGCGATGCGCCGGACGATCTGCGCCCCAAACGCCGCGACCTCACCGCGCATCAGGAGGTCCAGAACCGCCTCATGGCGGACGGAACCATTCTGCCCCTGAGATTCGGCCTCGCAGCAGAGGACGACGAAGCTGTGCGGGCCGCACTGGAGGCGCACGCCACCGAGTACGTGGACAAGCTTCAGGCGCTGGAGGGTTGCGCCGAATACCATCTGAAGGTGTCAGAGGACGAGGAAGCGCTCCTACGCCAGATCCTTGAGGACTCGAGCAAGGCCCGGGAACTCAACGACGACATCCGCAACGGCGCCGCCGTCCCCGACGCCCCGCTTGTGCTGGGCGAGCTGGTCGCGAAGGAGGCACAGGCGCGCCAGAACGCGCTGGCCACAGGGGTGGTCGAAGCACTCAGTGCCTTTGCCCGGGAGCAGGAGATCTCGCAGCCGACCGGCGGTGATTTCCTCAGCGCCTCGTTCCTGGTGTCCGAGGACCAGGACGAACTCTTCCTCACCACGGAGTTGAGCCTCGCCAACCAGATGGGGGACGAGTTCCAGTTCCGGCTTCACGGCCCCCTACCCCCGTACAGCTTCGTCTGA
- a CDS encoding DUF6328 family protein, with amino-acid sequence MTDADRSRDNAFPEGDRDHGFGRHETVEKRADRQWSEMLQEVRVAQTGAQILFGFLLSVVFMPRFEQLSSFDRNLYVVTVVLGALATGALVAPVSFHRTLAGHRRKPQLVRVTARLITTGLALLATSTVCAVLLLLRVALGTGFVAWIIAAVVLIWFACCWLTLPVILRRHLERTR; translated from the coding sequence ATGACAGATGCCGATCGCTCGCGTGACAACGCTTTTCCTGAAGGAGACCGGGATCACGGCTTCGGGCGGCACGAGACTGTCGAGAAGCGAGCCGACCGTCAGTGGTCTGAGATGCTGCAGGAGGTACGCGTAGCGCAGACCGGCGCGCAGATCTTGTTCGGCTTCCTGCTCAGTGTCGTCTTCATGCCCCGTTTCGAGCAGCTGAGCTCGTTCGACAGGAATCTCTACGTGGTAACGGTCGTCCTAGGCGCTCTGGCGACCGGGGCCCTGGTCGCACCGGTCTCCTTCCACCGCACACTCGCCGGCCACCGGCGTAAACCCCAACTGGTCCGAGTGACAGCCCGCTTGATCACCACGGGCCTTGCCCTGCTTGCAACTAGTACCGTCTGCGCCGTGCTTCTTCTACTCCGGGTCGCGTTGGGAACAGGCTTCGTCGCGTGGATCATCGCGGCCGTCGTGCTGATCTGGTTCGCCTGCTGTTGGCTGACCTTGCCCGTCATCCTCAGGCGACACCTGGAACGCACCCGCTGA
- a CDS encoding DUF402 domain-containing protein, producing the protein MSTESTAVLVDIRKYDGSLSAQWTATRLGEDEHGVWLGTAQGVHVSSETGGWTSRFAYVMLVPRGEWWTATFCVDPGPEMYCDVCTVPEWNADGTVLHTVDLDLDVVRPRGGEVHIEDEDEFAEHQVRYGYPDSVTDKARRTCEWLMEAGRRDGDGVEPIASAYRHWLGLIG; encoded by the coding sequence GTGAGCACAGAGAGCACCGCGGTGCTGGTCGACATCCGGAAGTACGACGGCAGCCTGAGCGCCCAGTGGACTGCTACCCGGCTCGGTGAGGACGAGCACGGGGTGTGGTTGGGCACGGCGCAGGGTGTCCACGTCAGTTCGGAGACGGGCGGCTGGACGAGCCGGTTCGCGTACGTGATGTTGGTCCCGCGCGGTGAGTGGTGGACGGCCACATTCTGCGTGGATCCAGGCCCCGAGATGTACTGCGACGTGTGCACGGTGCCCGAGTGGAACGCGGACGGAACGGTCCTGCACACAGTGGACCTCGATCTTGATGTCGTGCGGCCTCGTGGTGGCGAGGTCCATATCGAGGACGAGGACGAGTTCGCCGAACACCAAGTGCGCTATGGCTACCCCGACAGCGTCACCGACAAAGCCCGGCGCACTTGCGAATGGTTGATGGAGGCGGGCCGTCGCGATGGTGATGGCGTCGAACCCATCGCCTCGGCGTACCGCCACTGGCTCGGCCTCATCGGGTAA
- a CDS encoding endonuclease, whose protein sequence is MVRALLDLHGQTYAAQAGIKLRNTPAPLYQLLVLSLLLSARIRADTAVAAGRALFGAGMRDARRMAEATWQQRVDALGEGGYRRYDERTSNQLGDGAEQLLERYKGDLRRLREGTDPRKLLREIPGIGPTGVNIFLREAQALWPEFSPYLDRKTLDGAERLGLSTSPKTLASLVEDADLPRLAAGLVRTALDKRIAEEVRAAVSA, encoded by the coding sequence GTGGTTCGGGCACTGCTGGATCTGCACGGCCAGACCTACGCCGCACAGGCAGGCATCAAGCTGCGGAACACCCCTGCGCCGCTGTACCAGCTACTCGTCCTCTCGTTGCTGCTGTCCGCCCGTATCCGGGCGGACACCGCGGTGGCCGCGGGCCGCGCGTTGTTCGGCGCCGGTATGCGCGATGCCCGACGGATGGCGGAGGCCACCTGGCAGCAGCGAGTCGATGCGCTCGGCGAGGGCGGCTACCGCCGCTATGACGAGCGGACCTCCAACCAACTCGGCGACGGAGCAGAGCAGTTGCTGGAGCGATACAAGGGCGATCTGCGCCGCTTGCGCGAGGGTACGGACCCCAGGAAGCTGCTGCGGGAGATCCCCGGCATCGGCCCCACTGGTGTGAACATTTTCCTGCGGGAGGCACAGGCACTGTGGCCGGAGTTCTCGCCCTACCTGGACCGCAAGACGCTGGATGGGGCAGAGCGGCTCGGGCTGTCCACATCTCCCAAGACGCTGGCATCCCTCGTGGAGGACGCTGATCTGCCGCGACTGGCCGCAGGGCTGGTCCGAACGGCCCTCGACAAACGGATCGCCGAGGAGGTGCGCGCCGCGGTTTCGGCCTGA
- the ligD gene encoding non-homologous end-joining DNA ligase: protein MSTRNRIRVGDRTVAISNADKELFPDDGITKAELIDFYRTVSRPLLTHLRGRPLAMERHPDGYGGRSFFHKDVPGYFPDWIHRQEVPKEDGTLTMVVCDDAATLTYLANQACITPHPWLSRIDSLDCPDRLVFDLDPPGDDFEIVRWTAKKLGHLLTEELGLQPAVMTTGSRGLHLVLLLDRHTDFDTTRAFARQVADLLADRHPDKLTTEARKNKRRGRLYLDTLRNAYAQTSVAPYAVRARPHAPVATPLEWGELDNQGIGPQHWTLRNLPDRLSDHGDPWKGLSRCRRSLGPARRRLEVLVREDAS, encoded by the coding sequence GTGAGTACAAGGAACAGGATTCGGGTCGGGGACCGAACCGTCGCGATATCGAACGCGGACAAGGAGCTCTTCCCCGACGACGGCATCACCAAGGCCGAACTAATCGACTTCTACCGCACTGTCTCCCGCCCCTTGCTGACGCATCTACGCGGACGGCCGCTGGCCATGGAACGCCACCCCGACGGGTACGGCGGGAGGTCGTTCTTCCACAAGGACGTCCCCGGCTACTTCCCGGACTGGATCCACCGCCAGGAGGTCCCCAAGGAAGACGGGACCCTCACCATGGTCGTGTGCGACGACGCCGCCACCCTCACCTACCTCGCCAACCAGGCCTGCATCACCCCGCATCCATGGCTCAGCCGCATCGACAGCCTCGACTGCCCGGACCGGCTGGTCTTCGACCTGGACCCGCCAGGTGACGACTTCGAGATCGTGCGCTGGACCGCCAAGAAACTCGGCCACCTCCTCACCGAAGAGCTGGGACTGCAACCTGCGGTGATGACGACCGGCTCGCGTGGCCTGCACCTCGTCCTCCTCCTCGACCGGCACACCGACTTCGACACCACACGCGCCTTCGCCCGCCAGGTGGCCGACCTTCTGGCCGACCGACACCCCGACAAGTTGACGACCGAGGCACGCAAGAACAAGCGCCGCGGTCGGCTGTACCTGGACACCCTGCGCAACGCCTACGCTCAGACCTCGGTAGCCCCCTACGCCGTGCGAGCCCGCCCCCACGCCCCCGTGGCCACCCCACTCGAATGGGGCGAACTTGACAACCAAGGGATCGGACCGCAGCACTGGACCCTGCGCAACCTCCCGGACCGGCTGTCCGACCACGGCGACCCCTGGAAGGGATTGAGCCGCTGCAGACGCTCCCTGGGTCCTGCCCGGCGCCGACTCGAGGTCCTCGTCCGGGAAGACGCCTCCTGA
- a CDS encoding Dps family protein, translating to MSPVDSTPRYTVPGLTPKDGGRVIGLLMLRLHALNDLALTLKHIHWNVVGPHFIAVHEMLDPQATAVREMADATAERISTLGGEPQGTPGALVAERTWTDYSIGRADAIAHLGALDLVYTGIIEDHRRVASEAGSADPVTEDLVIEQLRSLEKFQWFVRAHLESNSGTLTTAAATTERKAAALAPARKGAAKKTTGSRADGSQRTGKKTTAAKRAR from the coding sequence ATGTCGCCCGTTGATTCCACCCCTCGTTACACCGTTCCCGGCCTGACTCCTAAGGACGGCGGACGGGTGATCGGTCTGTTGATGCTGCGTCTTCACGCACTTAACGACCTCGCTCTCACCCTCAAGCACATCCACTGGAACGTGGTCGGACCTCACTTCATCGCCGTCCACGAGATGCTCGACCCTCAAGCCACCGCGGTACGCGAAATGGCTGACGCTACCGCGGAGCGCATCTCCACGCTTGGTGGCGAGCCACAGGGCACCCCCGGAGCTCTCGTCGCTGAACGCACATGGACCGACTACAGCATCGGCCGCGCCGACGCCATCGCCCATCTCGGTGCACTCGACCTCGTCTACACCGGCATTATCGAGGACCACCGACGCGTCGCTTCTGAAGCCGGCTCCGCCGACCCCGTGACCGAGGACCTTGTCATCGAGCAACTACGCTCCCTGGAAAAGTTCCAGTGGTTCGTCCGCGCCCACCTCGAGAGCAATTCCGGAACCTTGACGACCGCTGCCGCCACCACCGAAAGGAAAGCCGCCGCGTTGGCACCCGCACGCAAGGGTGCAGCCAAGAAGACGACAGGCAGTCGGGCGGACGGCTCGCAGCGGACAGGGAAGAAGACCACAGCCGCCAAGCGCGCTCGCTGA
- a CDS encoding zinc-dependent alcohol dehydrogenase, producing the protein MRALTWHGKRDVRIDTVPDPAIQDPTDVIIKVTTTGLCGSDLHLYEVLGPFLGVGDILGHEPMGIVEEVGAEVTGVRPGDRVVVPFNVSCGTCFMCNRGLHSQCETTQVREHGNGAALFGYTKLYGQVPGGQAEFLRVPFGNTLPIAVPPGPADERFVYLSDVLPTAWQAVEYAAVPPGGTVAVLGLGPIGDMCTRIAAHRGAGRVIGIDLVPERLQRAHAHGVHTLDLNKHGKNIGAAVRDLTDGRGPDSVIDAVGMEAHGAPVAKGMQNLTTHLPDALAATIMQRAGVDRLSALHLAIDLVRRGGTISLSGVYGGMTDPMPLLTMFDKQVQLRMGQANVWRWVDDLLPLLTDEDPLGVDDFATHRMPLSQAPEAYHMFQNKQDGAVKVLFTP; encoded by the coding sequence ATGAGGGCGTTGACCTGGCACGGCAAGCGCGACGTGCGGATCGACACCGTACCGGACCCCGCCATCCAGGACCCCACTGACGTGATCATCAAAGTGACGACCACTGGGCTGTGCGGTTCCGACCTGCACCTGTACGAGGTGCTCGGCCCCTTCCTCGGTGTCGGTGACATTCTGGGCCACGAACCGATGGGTATCGTCGAGGAAGTCGGGGCGGAGGTTACCGGGGTACGCCCCGGAGACCGGGTTGTTGTCCCCTTCAACGTTTCGTGCGGAACGTGCTTCATGTGCAACCGTGGTTTGCACTCCCAGTGCGAGACCACCCAGGTCCGGGAACACGGGAACGGTGCAGCCCTCTTCGGCTACACCAAACTCTACGGGCAAGTTCCTGGAGGCCAAGCAGAATTCTTGCGCGTGCCTTTCGGGAACACCCTCCCCATCGCCGTACCCCCCGGCCCGGCCGACGAGCGGTTCGTGTACCTCTCCGACGTGTTGCCCACGGCGTGGCAAGCAGTCGAGTACGCGGCTGTGCCTCCCGGCGGCACTGTGGCAGTGCTCGGCCTCGGACCCATCGGGGACATGTGTACCCGTATCGCCGCCCACCGGGGCGCCGGAAGGGTCATCGGGATCGACCTCGTGCCGGAGAGGCTGCAGCGGGCCCACGCCCACGGGGTTCACACCCTCGACCTCAACAAACACGGCAAGAACATCGGCGCGGCCGTTCGCGACCTCACCGACGGTCGCGGCCCCGACTCCGTCATCGATGCTGTCGGCATGGAAGCGCACGGTGCACCCGTGGCCAAAGGTATGCAGAACCTGACAACTCATCTGCCGGATGCGCTGGCCGCCACGATCATGCAACGTGCCGGCGTCGACCGCCTTTCCGCCCTGCATCTGGCCATCGACCTCGTCCGCCGGGGTGGCACCATCTCGCTGTCCGGTGTATACGGAGGCATGACCGACCCCATGCCCCTGCTGACCATGTTCGACAAGCAGGTCCAACTACGCATGGGTCAAGCGAACGTATGGCGCTGGGTCGACGACCTCCTGCCCCTACTGACCGACGAAGATCCTCTGGGCGTCGACGACTTCGCCACTCACCGCATGCCACTGAGCCAAGCACCAGAGGCCTACCACATGTTCCAGAACAAGCAGGACGGCGCGGTCAAGGTCCTCTTCACCCCCTGA
- a CDS encoding DUF6131 family protein: MIALGVILLVLGFLFGISILWTIGIVLLVIGAILWILGAVGHSVGGRRHYW, from the coding sequence ATGATCGCCCTCGGTGTCATCCTGCTCGTGCTCGGATTCCTGTTCGGCATTTCCATCTTGTGGACCATCGGGATCGTCCTCCTCGTGATTGGTGCGATCCTCTGGATCCTCGGTGCTGTCGGCCACTCGGTCGGCGGGCGGCGCCACTACTGGTGA
- a CDS encoding actin depolymerization factor/cofilin-like domain-containing protein, which translates to MSGGIPVEDSCIKAFHELKSKRNVNTVIYRLSDNLETVVPDFKGNLTHDELLKALPAAETRFVVYDLVFATADGTRKEKIVLISWCPESVKVEQKIAHSTTCSKVHNLLDGVQVYVQATDLTDVEYDELVSRTS; encoded by the coding sequence GTGAGCGGTGGTATCCCAGTGGAAGACAGCTGTATCAAGGCATTTCACGAGCTGAAGAGCAAGCGGAACGTCAACACAGTCATCTACCGCCTCAGCGACAACCTGGAGACCGTCGTCCCCGACTTCAAGGGGAATCTGACACACGACGAACTGCTGAAGGCCCTACCGGCCGCCGAGACTCGGTTCGTCGTCTACGACCTAGTCTTCGCGACGGCGGATGGGACCCGGAAAGAAAAAATCGTGCTGATCTCCTGGTGTCCGGAGAGCGTGAAGGTCGAGCAAAAGATCGCGCACTCCACCACCTGCAGCAAGGTCCACAATCTGCTCGACGGTGTCCAAGTCTACGTACAGGCTACGGACCTGACCGACGTGGAGTACGACGAACTCGTATCCCGGACCTCTTGA
- a CDS encoding FAD-dependent oxidoreductase codes for MPNPRSLPGLDESFWMDSTDMPEHAPLTEDFEVDVAVVGGGIAGLSTAWELARAGRSVAVLEADRIASGVTGYTTAKVSALHSLVYDPLRRARGAEAARLYAMSQQDAVERVAAIIDEVRIACDLERVSAYSYAAGPSSREMIEAEARAAAEAGLAAAYVTETELPFTIAGAVRLDGQAQFHPRKYLLALAGDLLARGGHIFERSRVTGLSEGTPCRVTTESGRSVTARDVVVATHYAVFDRAMLFARLSPRRELVVAAPIAAELAPKGMYITEDEGKRSVRSTPLDDGRRLLIVTGESFTPGTGDPHEAFRRLDAWMHERFAVGPTAYRWAAQDNDPSDAVPLVGLFHIGARHTYVATGFGGWGMTGGVLAGRLLTSLITGSGDRLPWADLYDPRRLGSTLREVSTLLGQQAEVAKHFVGDRLRVTHLDSVSQVPPGTGAVVRVKGRRCAVYRDQDGTVRAVSARCTHLGCLVAFNEAETSWQCPCHGSRFGVDGAVLQGPAVRPLEEVDLVDGGEV; via the coding sequence ATGCCAAATCCGCGCTCACTTCCGGGACTGGACGAGTCCTTCTGGATGGACAGCACCGACATGCCGGAGCACGCACCGCTGACCGAGGACTTCGAGGTGGACGTCGCGGTGGTGGGCGGTGGCATCGCCGGACTGAGCACGGCGTGGGAACTCGCCCGGGCGGGCCGGAGCGTCGCGGTGCTGGAGGCCGACCGTATCGCCTCCGGGGTCACCGGTTACACCACCGCCAAGGTGTCCGCGCTGCACTCCCTGGTGTACGACCCGCTGCGGCGGGCCCGGGGGGCCGAGGCCGCCCGGCTGTACGCGATGTCGCAGCAGGATGCGGTGGAGCGGGTGGCCGCGATCATCGACGAGGTGCGGATCGCGTGCGATCTCGAGCGAGTGAGCGCCTACTCCTACGCGGCCGGCCCCTCGTCCCGCGAAATGATCGAGGCGGAGGCCCGCGCCGCGGCCGAGGCAGGCCTGGCTGCGGCATACGTCACCGAGACCGAGCTGCCCTTCACCATCGCCGGTGCGGTCCGCCTGGACGGCCAGGCTCAGTTCCACCCGCGCAAGTACCTCTTGGCGCTGGCCGGGGACCTACTGGCGCGAGGCGGCCACATCTTCGAACGCAGCCGGGTCACCGGCCTCTCTGAAGGAACACCGTGCCGGGTGACTACCGAGTCGGGACGGTCGGTGACAGCTCGCGACGTGGTCGTCGCCACGCACTACGCCGTCTTCGACCGGGCCATGCTCTTCGCCCGGCTCTCGCCGCGGCGGGAGTTGGTGGTCGCCGCCCCTATTGCGGCGGAACTCGCACCGAAAGGCATGTACATCACCGAGGACGAGGGAAAGCGTTCGGTACGTTCCACACCGCTCGACGACGGCCGACGCCTCCTGATCGTCACCGGTGAGAGCTTCACGCCCGGCACCGGCGACCCGCACGAGGCGTTCCGTCGGCTGGACGCCTGGATGCACGAACGGTTTGCGGTGGGCCCCACCGCATACAGGTGGGCGGCGCAGGACAACGATCCCAGTGACGCGGTTCCCCTCGTCGGTTTGTTCCACATCGGTGCCCGCCATACGTACGTGGCCACCGGCTTCGGCGGCTGGGGAATGACCGGCGGCGTCCTGGCCGGCCGCCTCCTGACCTCCCTCATCACCGGCTCCGGGGACCGACTGCCATGGGCCGACCTGTACGACCCGCGACGCCTGGGAAGCACCCTGCGTGAGGTGTCCACCCTCCTGGGCCAACAGGCCGAGGTGGCGAAGCACTTCGTCGGCGACCGGCTGCGAGTGACCCATCTGGACTCGGTCAGCCAGGTTCCCCCGGGCACCGGTGCGGTAGTGCGTGTGAAGGGGCGCCGCTGCGCCGTCTATCGGGACCAGGACGGCACGGTGCGAGCCGTATCCGCCCGTTGCACCCATCTCGGCTGCCTGGTGGCTTTCAACGAGGCGGAGACCTCGTGGCAGTGTCCTTGCCACGGCTCCCGCTTCGGCGTCGACGGCGCGGTTCTCCAAGGCCCGGCGGTCCGACCCTTGGAAGAGGTGGATCTGGTCGACGGCGGAGAGGTGTGA
- a CDS encoding PepSY domain-containing protein, whose protein sequence is MCAAATAGAMLTGCGNDNGDGGGTGNLVPPSQAAPAAATSASPTGALTQDQADRKALVPRAKVSYDKALRAAVAAVPDSKPVAAELEGSDVVGPRWDTQVATSDGTVRSVRVDAVTGKADQPHTESDEEGDDRRELAGWLKRATVTAEQAARTATDKKKGTVTSIELDDSDDGKLMWFVDVVTTTDWNKTTFDIDATNRKILREHVDTD, encoded by the coding sequence ATGTGCGCTGCAGCGACTGCGGGCGCGATGCTGACGGGCTGCGGAAACGACAACGGCGACGGAGGGGGTACAGGGAACCTCGTACCCCCGTCCCAGGCGGCGCCGGCAGCGGCGACATCCGCCTCCCCGACCGGTGCGCTCACTCAGGACCAGGCCGATCGAAAGGCGCTCGTTCCGAGGGCCAAGGTGAGCTACGACAAGGCCCTGCGTGCCGCGGTAGCGGCCGTTCCTGACTCGAAGCCGGTCGCCGCCGAGCTCGAGGGCTCCGACGTGGTCGGCCCTCGATGGGACACGCAGGTGGCGACGTCGGACGGGACCGTCCGTTCCGTTCGCGTCGACGCAGTCACTGGCAAGGCGGACCAGCCACACACCGAGTCCGATGAGGAGGGGGACGACAGGCGCGAGCTCGCCGGCTGGCTGAAGAGGGCCACTGTCACGGCGGAGCAGGCCGCCCGGACGGCCACCGACAAGAAGAAGGGCACCGTCACCTCCATCGAGCTCGACGACTCCGACGACGGCAAGCTGATGTGGTTTGTCGATGTCGTGACTACGACCGACTGGAACAAGACGACATTCGACATCGATGCGACCAACCGCAAGATCTTGCGGGAGCACGTCGACACCGACTGA
- a CDS encoding SDR family oxidoreductase: MAADKHVLRGRTAVVTGAARGVGEAVARRLAERGARVALLGLEEDALAEVAAGLPTASHHWHVDVTDDAAMAEAARAVRSRMGRASVVVANAGVAEGGPFIDSDSETWRRVIEVNLVGSSITARAFLPDLLVTRGYYLQIASLASIGAAPMMSAYCASKAGVEFFAHSLRAELAPRGVGVGTAYLGWTDTDMIRDADQHAVLRELRAHMPPPARKVYPVRQVAEVLVSAVERRAPTVYVPGWLRSVQLMRALLPGLVTRLSRQELMRSDFSATGLLGAGGRAAATGHDI, translated from the coding sequence GTGGCCGCTGACAAGCACGTTCTGCGAGGCCGCACCGCTGTGGTGACCGGCGCTGCCCGAGGAGTGGGGGAAGCTGTGGCCAGACGGCTGGCCGAACGCGGTGCCCGTGTTGCCCTGCTCGGGCTGGAGGAGGACGCGCTCGCGGAAGTAGCCGCGGGCCTGCCCACCGCATCGCACCACTGGCACGTGGATGTGACGGATGACGCGGCGATGGCGGAGGCTGCCAGGGCGGTCCGTAGCCGGATGGGCCGCGCGTCCGTAGTGGTGGCCAACGCGGGGGTCGCCGAGGGTGGGCCCTTCATCGATTCCGATTCGGAAACCTGGCGCCGCGTCATCGAAGTCAATCTCGTGGGTAGCTCCATCACCGCCCGGGCGTTCCTGCCCGACCTGCTTGTTACCCGCGGCTACTACCTTCAGATCGCCTCCTTGGCCTCGATCGGCGCGGCACCGATGATGAGCGCGTACTGCGCCTCGAAAGCCGGGGTGGAGTTCTTCGCCCACTCTCTCCGCGCCGAGTTGGCTCCCCGTGGGGTAGGCGTGGGAACGGCCTACCTGGGATGGACCGACACGGACATGATCCGCGACGCCGACCAGCATGCGGTGTTGCGGGAACTACGGGCCCACATGCCCCCTCCGGCCCGGAAGGTCTACCCGGTCAGGCAGGTGGCCGAGGTGTTGGTGAGCGCTGTCGAGCGGCGCGCGCCGACGGTGTACGTCCCCGGGTGGCTGCGGAGCGTGCAGCTGATGCGCGCGCTCCTCCCGGGACTGGTCACTCGACTCTCCCGGCAGGAACTGATGCGCTCGGACTTTTCCGCGACCGGCCTACTGGGCGCGGGCGGACGGGCGGCAGCCACCGGCCACGACATCTGA